ctggtgccattgtgccatacacatccattcaagaaaaataaagaaagaaaaaaaatctacagCAGGAAACCAGGAGTGTGTTTTGAAGGTTGTAACCCaaaactgtttcggtcaatggccagtgatTTACCGTTGGcaaaccgaaacagtttttggttacgaccgccaaaacgcacccctggtaCAACATCAACTTGTCATTTACGGAACTTCAAAGATGGTACATACCACTGAGGGAGAAATCCAACGACGTTGCACCGAAAATGATACACTCCTTGGCATAGCAATTGATTTCTCGATCAGCTCGTAGGTCATACAGACGACACTGTTCACAAAATATTCAATATCAAaccaatataaaccacaagggaaactgactgggtaaatcttaagtgatttggggttgaacaaagacaactttACTAGTGCGGGACtcaaacaaagacattgaccACATAAGGCtagtagatagctcagttggtagagtggtGGCACGTTTGTCcagaggtccttggttcaagtcccactctaatCAATATTActttattcaaccccaaatcaaaataaaatcaaatcaaaacaacacaaacaacttCTAATCTTCTTAATTTATAAACATGACAGTGTCATAATTGCAGGGTGAGAATGAATGACCAGGTCAAAGTATCAACCCAAAGATGAGGGTACTCACCCCAGCGTCATCAGATGCAGATGCAAATGCATCCCCACTAGGAAAGAATCTAACAGCATTAATGTCTGACTCATGACCATCAAATGACTGGACACACTGTCCGGTACGCATGTCCCACACGAGGGCCTGCTTGTCACATCCCTGTTCATCgtaacaaaaaagaaacaattttaatttttttcattttagttattaaaaatgtacacaagggCCTGCTTGCACATCCCtgttcatcaaaacaaaaagatttttaattttttttttttaataaaaatttactaGGCAATTTCACTTGTGGTTTATCACTTTAATGTGAAATAAAGAGTCGCATcagaaccaaaacaaaacatgcagttgGCTTTTGAAAGGTTGGGGGTTTGTTAGGGATAATGCAAAGACACTCAAGCACTGAATCTTCAATAGTAATTGAAGGAATATAATCTGTTTTTACCTTTATACACCAGTGTGTGTTTCGAACTatatgaagacgagcagagtatactgttggaaccgttgagaccaaactggctcttttcggagccaacactccctcaaaggagaactattacatggttgtacccgcaagtttactattatttataatcACTCATACTCACTTGGGGTGAATTCGAAACcccaacctttgcattgctatagcagatgtcttaccactagaccactggaGGCCGTTTGAAGGAACTTACCCCTGAAACAAAGGTATTACAAGCCTCCGAGGGCGACAGATCGAGTCCCATGACGTCAGCGTTGTGACCATGAAAACTCTGCAGTAACTGACCACTCTCAACATCCCATAGGGCGCATGTACTGTCACCACTCCCAGTTAAAATCTAAACAAATAGAGGGGAGGGGATTGAAGGAAACAGTCATGACCAGTTTTCAAAATATCCTTAAACACATAAAGTTTCAAGATTCTCAAAAGCAAATTTAATTACATATCCATATTATATTAATTTAAATTCTagtattttgtgtttaaaagaaaagCACATTAGAACAAgaacatattattttgagttaccaaTAGCGTCTAGTGCCTTGAACTTGTTTAGGATTAGTCTGTCAGCCTTTTCACTAGTCCATGATTTAAATGAAATAGGGTTGCTTTTCCAagaccacttggagtgaattgtgaggtgttttaactggcatttggccagcgggcCACTGCTAAAGAAGAATGCTGCTTACCTGCTGATCGGAGTTCATAAATGTACAGCAAGACACGTAGCTGGTATGCATGGCTACGGCTCTCTTCTTGCATGATAAATCTTCCTCTTGGCTTAGCTGGTACACTGAACACTTATTATCTAGGCCACTGTGAATAAAAGTAACACAAACTTCCATCATCTATAATCCTCAAAATGTTCGCATGTACgaaacagggatgagatttgacaATGTAAACAATCCTGAAAATTTGTCCCAATACAGGCCTTGATTCCCCCTTATTCTAGACCCGGAACCTCCAAGATGTTCGCTTCAGGAGGTTTACCGACTACAAAAATGTATGTGCATCACCAGAACGACAGGTTTGGACACTTTGTGGGCTATTCCTCTCTCCCTTTTAGTGACagctttacttctttcaagaaaatttgaaggCTAACAGAGGTTTTGAGAAAGTCCTAAAATAAAGAGAGAAAAGGAGTGACTTTTCGTCGAAAGATCGACGGTTACATTCGTTCGGAACAGCGCTAGATCGTCCTTGGTTTCAGACATCAaccttgtcatgagccgagccaatgtaaaaaaaaatttaagttcCCTtgtctgaaaacaaaatttattcgAGTTGACCTAGAGTCGCCCCTCATCTACTTGATAGGCGCGACTCTGGCTCtcctgtctgaaatgggtgtaAATCTAATACAGCTTGATAAAAAAACCTCCTTAAACACAACTGACAACAACATACATGCATCTCGAAATGTCACAGCTTGCCCAAGGCCCAGGTTTGGATCAAGTGtatatatttgtgttttataaGCGCTACTTACCCACAAGCCACTATGGTACCGGATGGGGCATATGAGCATGCCATGACCCAGGTCGTCGGCATAGTGATGCCATGTTCCTGTGGAATGGAAAAAAAGAAGTCTTctaattgaatttgttttcatcctCTGATTGCCTCAGGAAATGTCGGCAGGTAAAGCTTTAACCCTAACTGTAACCCTTTGTGTCTTGGGCTAGAATCAGCACTAGAATCCAACAGAGGCAGTCTatggtcattttaaaaccaCGTAACTCAACACCTTGTACATGGGCTCAGATTTCATCCAACTGGTACGACCTGCTGGCTGGCTCTAGGATGCTGTAAACCTACAATGGCTCTTGCACAGTGTAAATAATGCACAACCTTTTTCTATTAATTTGCTCTTTGCACCTTTTCAACATCAACCAATGACGTCACCAACGCAACATCCCAGTTCAGCTTTCTACATGAGCATATATACTCAAGACTTAAGAGTAAAAAGAAGCTCCTGACTGTACCTTATTTGTAGTGAACGCATCCCACACAATGATCTTTCCATCTTGTGATGACGTGACCATATGCCGATGATCTCGTGCCCAATccaagcataaaacctttccttgGTGACCTTTTAGAATCCTGCGAGGTTTTAAATTGAGTTGTGGCAGCGTGTCCAACTTCTCCGCGACTACCATCACTaccacaaataaaacaattttataaCAGTAAACAAGATTCCAGTTGCCATAAATTTATATTGTTGTTCAGCAGTAATGCTGCTTTCTTTAATTTTGCTACCCAACAAAGTGAAGAATTACAGGTTATAATTTGTGTTAACAAACAATTCCAATGACCATTTAGTGAGTAAGTAATCTTATCACTATAATGTACTACTAATACTATTGCTAATTATCATTTGATTTTACCTAGACTTGAAAAGTATTGTGGCGGCATCaagtttaattatttaaagtgGTCTGATTTGGAACTGtcttaataatattaaaatgcaCAACAATCAAATGTTACAACCTATTTTTTCTAAATATtgataacaataaaactaatgCACAACAATCAAATGTTACAACCTATTTTTTCTAAATATtgataacaataaaactaacaacaATGTTGAatcaattctacctccatggccgGTTGAATGCAGCCGTCAgcagttccttttttttttaactgatttgCACATTGtgcaaaatatatatttatagttaAAATTACCAGGCTATTTTCTAactacgcccccccccccccccatttaattttaatatgtttttattcTCATTTCTTaacttaataattatttaattttaatctaaCTAAATAATCCTGCACAGTAAGTACAAAGAAAAGACAGAAAATGCCCTTCCTGAATTCAAGAGaccatgtttgttttaattgtgtTACTTCATTGACCATCTGAATATTTATACACAAACACGACTCGAGACATCTAACTAAGAAAAACCATAGAGAAACACAcagcacaaacacacacactatCTACATGagtaatgcaaaaaataaaacgaATCTGGTGGAGAGATATGGCCGCCACTTGACATGCCCAAAAACACATTTGAAGCACTGACAACAAAAATCCAAAGCACAGAGTACTTACAGTCAACATCGTTGAGCTTTCTCCGCTCTTCTTCTAGCTTGATTTTAAGGGATTCGGCTTCCCGAGTCAATGCATTTATCTCCTCTTCTTTCACAGCGGGTCCGTCGACGGCCA
Above is a genomic segment from Asterias rubens chromosome 10, eAstRub1.3, whole genome shotgun sequence containing:
- the LOC117295315 gene encoding guanine nucleotide-binding protein subunit beta-5-like, with protein sequence MAVDGPAVKEEEINALTREAESLKIKLEEERRKLNDVDLMVVAEKLDTLPQLNLKPRRILKGHQGKVLCLDWARDHRHMVTSSQDGKIIVWDAFTTNKEHGITMPTTWVMACSYAPSGTIVACGGLDNKCSVYQLSQEEDLSCKKRAVAMHTSYVSCCTFMNSDQQILTGSGDSTCALWDVESGQLLQSFHGHNADVMGLDLSPSEACNTFVSGGCDKQALVWDMRTGQCVQSFDGHESDINAVRFFPSGDAFASASDDAGCRLYDLRADREINCYAKECIIFGATSLDFSLSGRLLFVGYNDYSVNIWDTLKGVRLTMLYGHENRISCLRTSPDGTALCTGSWDYTLRIWA